Proteins from one Fischerella sp. PCC 9605 genomic window:
- a CDS encoding diflavin flavoprotein, whose amino-acid sequence MTSTKPRDVQILPIVTDTTILRSRSWTRLRFEIEYALAKGTTANSYLIQGDKIALIDPPGETFTQIYLDALQQRIDLKQIDYVILGHVNPNRAATLKVLLERAPQITFVCSNPGAINLRGALENPDLPILVKRGEETLDLGKGHHLEFIPTPNPRYPDQLCTYDPQTEILYTDKLFGTHICGDQVFDEGWQAFLEDRRYYFECLMAPHARQIETALEKLADLQVRMYAPNHGPLVRYGLIELTKAYREWSQQQTSQDTYIALIYASAYGNTATLAQAIAHGITKAGVSVESINCEVAEPAEIQAAVEKAAGFIIGSPTLGGHAPTPVQTALGIVLSTAAKNKLAGVFGSYGWSGEAIDLIEGKLKDAGYRFGFDPIRVKFKPNDVTLQMCEEAGTDFAQALKKAKKVRTPSQPATNVEQAVGRIVGSLCVLTAKRGDISSAMLASWVSQASFNPPGFTIAVAKDRAVEPLTHSGNTFVLNILREGNHLGLMKHFLKPFGPAQDRFAGIATEETENGNPILTDALAYLECTVQHRMEAGDHWLVYAIVDNGKVLDPDGVTAVHHRKSGNHY is encoded by the coding sequence ATGACATCCACAAAACCCCGTGACGTTCAAATTCTCCCCATCGTGACGGATACAACTATATTGCGATCGCGCAGTTGGACTCGTCTCAGATTTGAAATTGAATATGCCCTTGCCAAGGGTACAACTGCGAATTCCTATTTGATTCAAGGTGATAAAATTGCCCTGATTGACCCTCCCGGAGAAACGTTTACGCAAATTTATTTAGATGCGTTGCAGCAGCGGATTGATTTAAAACAAATTGATTATGTGATTCTCGGTCACGTCAATCCCAACCGTGCCGCCACATTAAAAGTTTTGCTGGAACGTGCGCCGCAGATAACTTTTGTTTGTTCTAATCCTGGGGCAATCAATTTGCGCGGGGCATTGGAAAACCCAGATTTGCCCATTCTTGTCAAGCGGGGAGAAGAAACGCTTGATTTAGGCAAAGGCCATCATTTGGAATTTATCCCCACACCAAACCCCCGCTACCCAGATCAACTTTGCACCTACGATCCGCAAACAGAAATTTTATACACAGATAAACTATTTGGTACGCACATCTGTGGCGATCAGGTGTTTGATGAAGGTTGGCAAGCTTTTCTAGAAGATCGTCGCTATTATTTTGAGTGTTTGATGGCTCCCCATGCGCGTCAAATCGAAACTGCGTTGGAAAAACTTGCCGATTTGCAGGTGAGAATGTATGCACCCAATCACGGGCCTTTGGTGCGTTATGGCTTAATTGAACTCACCAAAGCTTATCGGGAATGGAGTCAGCAGCAAACCTCCCAAGATACTTATATTGCATTAATTTATGCTTCTGCTTACGGAAATACCGCAACATTAGCCCAAGCGATCGCCCACGGCATCACTAAAGCTGGTGTTAGCGTCGAATCAATTAACTGCGAAGTTGCCGAACCTGCTGAAATTCAAGCTGCTGTAGAGAAAGCAGCAGGTTTTATTATCGGTTCCCCTACCCTTGGCGGTCACGCACCCACACCAGTGCAAACTGCTTTGGGTATTGTTCTTTCCACCGCTGCTAAAAACAAACTCGCGGGTGTATTTGGTTCCTATGGCTGGAGTGGCGAAGCCATAGATTTAATTGAAGGCAAACTCAAAGACGCTGGCTATCGGTTTGGCTTTGACCCAATTCGGGTGAAATTCAAACCTAACGATGTCACCCTGCAAATGTGCGAAGAAGCAGGAACCGACTTCGCCCAAGCACTGAAGAAAGCTAAAAAAGTGCGTACTCCCAGCCAACCCGCCACCAACGTTGAACAAGCCGTTGGACGAATTGTTGGATCGTTATGTGTTCTCACAGCCAAGCGAGGCGATATCTCCAGTGCAATGTTAGCCTCTTGGGTATCGCAGGCAAGCTTTAATCCCCCTGGTTTTACCATTGCCGTTGCCAAAGACCGCGCAGTCGAACCACTGACACACTCAGGTAACACATTCGTTCTCAACATCCTTAGAGAAGGCAATCACTTGGGGTTGATGAAGCACTTCCTCAAACCCTTTGGCCCGGCACAAGACCGTTTTGCTGGTATTGCCACTGAAGAAACTGAAAATGGCAATCCCATCCTCACAGATGCGCTGGCATACCTGGAATGCACTGTACAACACCGGATGGAAGCTGGCGATCACTGGCTGGTATATGCGATTGTGGATAATGGCAAAGTGTTAGATCCTGATGGTGTTACAGCCGTACATCATCGCAAATCAGGGAATCATTATTAA
- a CDS encoding phycobiliprotein lyase: MTSPLVQTTDESLLAEFFQASVGKWRSERRYYTLPEGETKVMESLITIRFLEQGCDELQKLAQMHGLPATVNLTCGAEVTWESTNSISGRKESNGKTIFGALGSVLYRDRGFATTKPVTAQYYFPNPKTLCLRTEYNGSVFEEELKLVGSKYRTRQTIISRAGEQLMIGQYLEKRI; this comes from the coding sequence GTGACATCACCACTTGTACAAACTACTGACGAATCTCTACTCGCGGAATTTTTCCAAGCATCAGTGGGTAAATGGCGCTCTGAGAGGCGTTATTATACCCTGCCGGAAGGAGAAACAAAAGTGATGGAGAGTTTAATTACGATCCGGTTTTTAGAACAGGGATGTGATGAATTGCAAAAGCTAGCTCAAATGCACGGTTTGCCTGCTACAGTGAATTTGACCTGTGGTGCTGAAGTAACTTGGGAAAGTACTAATTCGATTTCAGGCAGGAAAGAATCAAACGGGAAAACCATATTTGGAGCTTTAGGAAGTGTATTGTATCGCGATCGCGGTTTCGCCACAACTAAGCCAGTTACCGCCCAGTATTACTTCCCCAATCCCAAAACCCTATGTTTGCGAACTGAGTACAATGGCTCTGTATTTGAGGAAGAGTTAAAGCTAGTCGGCAGCAAGTATCGAACACGACAGACAATTATCTCTCGTGCTGGCGAACAGTTGATGATTGGTCAGTATTTGGAAAAAAGGATTTAG
- a CDS encoding Uma2 family endonuclease: MNTVVLNLEPIMHLTDEQFYQLCMANRDLNLEMNAKGELIIVPPVGGESGGQEADLITDLNNWNRQTRLGKVFSSSTIFKLPNGAQRSPDAAWVKLERWEALTPEERKKFPPLMPDFVIELRSETDSLKSLQDKMQEYVENGLRLGWLINPQDGQVEIYKLGQPAKVVQLPAILSGEEVLPGFELQL, encoded by the coding sequence ATGAATACTGTTGTGCTAAACCTAGAGCCTATTATGCATCTTACGGATGAGCAATTTTATCAACTCTGCATGGCGAACAGAGATTTGAACCTAGAAATGAATGCAAAAGGAGAATTGATTATAGTGCCACCAGTGGGAGGAGAAAGCGGAGGACAAGAAGCAGATTTGATTACTGATTTGAATAACTGGAACCGCCAAACTCGATTAGGAAAAGTTTTCAGCTCCTCTACTATATTTAAACTGCCCAATGGGGCACAGCGATCGCCCGATGCTGCTTGGGTAAAATTGGAGCGTTGGGAAGCACTGACTCCAGAAGAACGCAAAAAATTTCCCCCACTGATGCCTGACTTTGTGATTGAATTGCGGTCTGAAACTGACAGTCTCAAATCCTTGCAAGATAAGATGCAGGAGTATGTAGAAAATGGTTTGCGCTTAGGCTGGCTGATTAATCCTCAAGATGGGCAGGTAGAAATTTACAAACTTGGACAACCTGCAAAGGTGGTTCAACTCCCAGCCATACTTTCTGGTGAAGAGGTTTTGCCTGGGTTTGAGTTACAGTTGTGA